Part of the Salvelinus fontinalis isolate EN_2023a chromosome 1, ASM2944872v1, whole genome shotgun sequence genome is shown below.
TGTCTTAGGTCGATAAAGTTTATTTCCATTGTATCTTTCTGTACAATAACCCTATAAATACATTTTCacatgtaaaataaaaaaaagaggtCACCTTGCATCCCACCCAAAAACAATGTTGTTAGGAAGTACAAATAATGCACAAAACAAATGATTGGATGAAACAAAAGGTGCTTAGAAGGAACAATATTCATAAGATAACGCACTATTACATATCTCAAATGACATGTCAACTGCATTTCTCGTTCTTTTTTCTGGTTAGGTTATTAAAACTACAGACAATGGATGTGCATTGTGTAAAACAAGAGATTAAACTCTAACTTACCCCATATCATACATGATAACAAATCCTTCGGAAAACAATAGAAGGCACCACACACTGCTTTAGAACCTTCCTCCCATTGAACGTCTAGAACGTTAAAACATCAATTGATGTTATCGCCATAACCCGTGTAACAAAGCCTACAAGAGGAGAGAAAGTGTCGAGTTGGAGATGAATTGGTCTTAACATGAGTACAAATGCAAACAGCTGGGAATCTTAGTGCACTCATGCTGCTTTAACAAATACAAGACCCCTATGAAAAGGTGGAGGAAATTTGCTATCGTTTGAAAAGAGTCACAGCACCAGCATGACATCTCACTCCATCATTTAGTTATTTTGATTAAGTACAATATAAACATCCAGGGTAAGCATGTCATTTCCCATGGAGAATGAAAGTTGTAAGAGTTGTTGTGAACTGATGGCGATGCGTTTACTGAGACAATGTTCATGTTTAATGATGAAGGTCAAATGTCAACTGTAACCAGCCACCATAATGGTCTTTGACCTTCACTTCAGTCTGTATTACCTACACAACACCACCACTGTGGAATTCAGGCTCATGAGCCTGTGGTATCATCTTTGATGTTGGACACACCATCACTGTGACTGTAGGATAACACCAAGGGTCTTCACTGTGGCATTCACAGCATTCATAGCAGCGGTGGCCACCACAGGCAAATCTCTAGCCACTCTCTGGATGGGGGGCATGTTGGGGCCTTCCAATGTGTCCAGGATACCTTCAgacaaaaaaagttttaaacaaaatgTCAAATTCCTATTTATTTAATCATACAGAAATTCAAGTCCCAGTTTAAGAATATACCTTTGAGGGTCTTTGAATAGAAGCAATTAAAATGTGTTTAAAATTGGACCAGGGGAGTCAACTCAATTACCTGAGTTCACGTTATTGGCTTTCGTTACTCTGAAAGACGCATGTCCACTGCAATGAAATACTTTTGTGGATGACCTCATTTTattagtcactctctctctcacacacacacacacacacacacacacacacacacacacacacacacacacacacacacacaaaactaaagaataatgtagtaactgttgtttctctttgcttatttgagctgttcttgccataatatggacttggtcttttagggccatcttctgtataccaaccctaccttgtcacaacaaaactgtctcaaatgcattaagaaggaaagaaattccacaaattaacttttaacaatgcacacctgttaattgaaatgcatttcaggtgactacctcatgaagatggttgagagagtgcaaagctgtcatcaaggcaaagggtggctagtttgaagaatctcaaattcaaaatatattttgatttgtttaacactttttttggttactacatgattccatatgttatttcatagttgtaatgtctactattattctacaatgtagaaaatagtaaaaataaagaaaaacccttgaatgagtaggtgtgttcaaacttttgactggtactatatatatatttcatatatAGCGAGAGATCGCTCGATCCTGGGTCACATACAatatgcaaaaaaacaaaacTAAAGTGTCCTAATTGCACACACTTTGGGTAGTACAGttccttcaaaaagtattcacaccccttcacttACTCAAAAAAATCACACCTGTCTGCACACattaccccatactgacaaagtgaaaatgtttttagaaatgtttgcaattgacataagcattcacacccctgagtcaatactttgcagcgattacatctgtgagtctttctgggtaagtctctaagagctatccacacctggattgtgcaacatttgcccattattagaAAAAAAGATTATTCAATCTCTGTCAAAACTGTAaatcggccactcaggaacattcactgtcttcttggtaagcaaatccagtgtatatttggtcattccatttatttttttatcctgagaaactccccagtccttaacaattacaagcattccaataacatgatgcagcccccaCTATGCAAGAACATTTGAagcgtggtactcagtaatgtgttgtattggattttccccaaacagaatttctttgccacatttttttgagtattactttagtgccttgttaaaaacaggattcatgttttggaatatttgtattctgtacaggcttccttcttttcactccgtcaattaggttattattgtggagtaactacaatattgttgatccatcctcagttctctcttataacagccattaaactgtgtTTTTAagtcaccatccaaagtgtaattagtaacttcaccatgctcaaaggaatattcattgtctgatttttttttttttacctatctaccaatagctgcccttctttgcaaggcattggaaaacctctctggtctttgtggttgaatctggttttgaaattcactgctcgactgagggacattattgataattgtatgtgtggggtacagagatgtgtggggtacagaagtagtcataaaaaaatcatgttaaacactatttattattgcacacagagtgagtccatacaacttattatgtgacttgttaagcacatttttactcctaaacaaagtggttgaatatttgactcaaaacatttcagctttttatttttaatgaatttgtaaaaaatgaataaaaaacatccactttgtcattatggggtattgtgtgtagggaaGTGATAGCTCTACGCCTGAATCCATTAAGAGTCTCAAAGTAagagagctgatctaggatcaggtccactctatattcattatgatttaaaaaGTCAAAAATGATCTCAGATCAGCacccctactctgagacgctttatgaaagGGGCCCTGGTTTGCTTAGTGAGGAATCTTACCTTCAACAATCTTGTGATAAGCGAAGTGCAGGTAGAGCAGAAAGAGCATATGCAGAGCACCCAGTGTTCCACAGAGGATGAGGCGTGGGGTCTGTCCCACGGTCCGAGAGATGAGAGCAGCCACCTGAGAGAGAACGAAAGCGAGGGATAATGTGAGCAAGTGGGACAGACGGACTATTCCTGACATAGTGGGCACGTTCAAAGCGGATACAGTTTTTGCAACGTTTGTTGCATTATGGGGATAAAAATTGCCCCGACTTGCACCTACATGTCGACTGCATGAAATGTACAAAAATCACgtgatcaaaggtcatgaagTTGACTGCAGTCTACTGCAAGTTTCTGCAGTTGCTCTTCGCCAACTTTATCCAACTTTATCCAGCCATCGCCTGCATTGTAGAAGGCTCTATTGTCAACCAGTCATTACggtgtttttgtttgacccacgCAAACCTGACCAAAGACATGACTGAAAAGGGAACCAACTTTGCCACGATTCATGTAAGCCTATACAGTGGTTATACAGTGCCCTCAGACAGTATCACACCCCTTGACTCATTTTTTTGTATTACAGCCTGCATAGCCTGGATTTTTTTTCACTGGCCTCCAAATAATACAGCAacctaaacacaaggccaaatctacactggagttgcttaccaagaaggtgaatgttcctgagtggccgagtcaCAGTTTTGCCTTAAATCTACTTaaaaatctatggtaagacctgaaaatggttgtttagtaatgatcaacaacaaatttgacagagcgtgaataattttgaaaataataatgggcaaatgttgcgcaatccaggtgtggaaagctcttagagacttacactgAGACAcagctgtaattactgccaaaggtgcttctaggtattgactcatgggtgtgaatacttaggtaaattagatatttctgtatttcattttcaataaattttaAACAAAATCTAAAACATGTTCTCACTTaagtctttatggggtattgtgtgtagatgggtgagacaaaaatatatttaattcattttgaattcaggctgtgtaagagcaaaattttgaataagtcaaggggtatgaatactttctgaaggcactgtatacaaaaTGAATGTGATATTTGAGGCTCTCTCCCACTAATTGATTGTATAACGTGCACACATGatttcagtttgtgagtgtgtaATATGGGGGTTGGAGACATGTTTATTTCAACATTATAAAGAAAACCTTTTCTAACCAatggcaacactgccatgttgatctgagccttgctgttggaaaaaCCACATTAGTGTCCGCCTTTCAGCTGTCGCGGTTGCACCTCCCCTGACTTCGCTCCTCGACTTTTGTCTAGTTGGTTGCTTTAGCCTGACCACTCAAACATGCCCAGTCTGAACGTCAGCAAGTGTCGAAGTGTCTAGGGGCTCTTGGGACTTGTAGTAATTGACCTGCTTATTTACCATCCGCAGTGTGGAGAACCCTCCTACGACCAGCCACAGGATGTAGAACAGGGAGTGGAAGTGGACGTTGTAGGTGACGAAGAGAACCACGCAGTGTCCGAAAAGACCATAACCCTGTTGGGGGCACATAGAACACAGTGACATTTCACACTGCATTTATAACAGACTGATTACACAGTGATGCTGTGAGGGGAGTGATGGTCATTGTTGACTCACCAGCAGAGACAGCGTCTGGACCATGGTGATCTGGGCGTTGCACAGATATGCCAGGAAGTATATGAGGGAGGAAACTCCCAGCCAGTAACCGAAGCACGTCCCTATGGCTGTGCCCATCAGAGtaccctctctctgtccaggGAGGAAGAACAATGTATTAGGCCTAATCAAGGTCAGATAgacaacatacagtgccttcagaaactattcaaaccccttgacttattccacattttgttgttacagcctttattcaaaatt
Proteins encoded:
- the LOC129852547 gene encoding protein YIPF3-like isoform X2, which gives rise to MDDTSGSSFEDMGEMHQRMKEEEEVAEEAEATEEETGEDGEFLGMKGIKGQLRRQVADEVWQAGKRQASKAFNLYANIDILRPYFDVEPMQVRNRLIESMIPIRMIHFPQKIAGELYGPMMLVFTLVAILLHGMKTSGTVIREGTLMGTAIGTCFGYWLGVSSLIYFLAYLCNAQITMVQTLSLLGYGLFGHCVVLFVTYNVHFHSLFYILWLVVGGFSTLRMVAALISRTVGQTPRLILCGTLGALHMLFLLYLHFAYHKIVEGILDTLEGPNMPPIQRVARDLPVVATAAMNAVNATVKTLGVILQSQ